In Vitis vinifera cultivar Pinot Noir 40024 chromosome 17, ASM3070453v1, one genomic interval encodes:
- the LOC104882330 gene encoding ethylene-responsive transcription factor ERN1, whose protein sequence is MPSDQSQNQCEKLISVPAETEAFHEAGEERRMKLPKGANDVQSRFLGVRQRPSGRWVAEIKDSSHKLRLWLGTFDSAEEAAFAYDSAARILRGRNAKTNFSYHGITNTYQENCRLLGKNPKLYHLLRHTIMKNHARSSSLYSVNTPSNDPNRGNEGESLDSNTLVEETIVCSSSSEDELGCYGFQNRDNLGEISFGSSKVYSSVIVAPSFSGSLCQGGEENSCQEAESL, encoded by the coding sequence ATGCCATCTGATCAGTCTCAAAATCAATGTGAAAAACTTATATCTGTACCTGCTGAAACAGAAGCTTTTCATGAGGCTGGAGAGGAAAGAAGAATGAAGCTTCCAAAAGGAGCTAATGATGTTCAAAGCAGGTTCCTTGGGGTGAGGCAAAGGCCCTCAGGAAGATGGGTTGCTGAAATCAAGGACTCCTCACATAAGCTTAGGCTATGGTTAGGGACTTTTGATAGTGCAGAAGAGGCTGCCTTCGCTTATGATAGCGCTGCTCGGATTCTGAGAGGAAGAAATGCTAAGACCAACTTCTCCTACCATGGGATCACGAATACTTACCAAGAAAATTGCAGATTACTAGGAAAAAACCCAAAGCTCTATCATCTCCTTCGGCATACCATCATGAAGAACCATGCAAGATCCTCATCTCTATACTCTGTGAATACTCCATCGAATGATCCAAATAGAGGAAATGAAGGTGAATCTCTGGATTCCAATACACTTGTTGAAGAAACTATAGTTTGTTCTTCGAGTTCAGAAGATGAGCTGGGGTGTTATGGCTTTCAAAATAGAGATAACCTTGGCGAAATCTCCTTTGGTAGTTCTAAGGTTTATTCTTCTGTTATTGTAGCTCCTTCCTTTAGTGGTTCTCTCTGCCAAGGAGGAGAAGAAAACAGTTGTCAAGAGGCAGAATCACTTTGA
- the LOC100252541 gene encoding putative disease resistance protein At1g50180 isoform X1, with translation MAEFVVSFAVGKIAGQLVEEAGSLSNVRDRVEWIEVELRRMQCFLKDAEAKQDGDQRVKNWVADIRDVAYDIDDVIDTFLCKTAQQRKEGFFRLSGRYAFVLSDPVAHWKISKKINRIMEKIHEITDSRSTYGIENIGRGGGRSFATDRLQEKRRSSSHACEEDVVGPLQDIRTLESWLIHGETRLCILSIVGMAGLGKTTLAKKLYHSNDVKKNFDFCGWVYVSQEYRPKDTLQNLVKRVTGLPRAELEKMDKEDLEEALSKFLEEKKYFIVLDDIWKKEVWDDLKAAFPDRKNGSRIIFTTRFKDVALHADPRSPLHEPCLLSDEDGWELLSRKVCLEWNAKTSLPPWSKELGIQIVKRCGGLPLAIVVMGGLLSRKDATFNEWLKVLQSVHWQLAQDPTQCAEILALSYSDLPYYLKSCFLYFGLFPEDYEISARRLILLWVAEGFVQPRGQEPLEDVAEDYLEELVGRSMIQVATRKSNGRIKTCCVHDLLHELSVSKGKEDQFLDIIHGEFTVSSLTRVRRLAIHLGVPPTTKNTSKVRSLLCFDICEPSFQELRKFKLLRILDLEGVYISRLHSSIGNLIHLRYLGLRGTWLKKLPPSIQFLLNLQTLDLRSTLLNPIPIVIWKMQKLRHLYFNELEEMAVNPPTDASLANLQTLHGICINQTSYVENGLSKLTNLRELGLHGDLLLHEEAIGKWIFSSERLECLKLHTRDVMGDFAKNAIPKLNFSSHPHLIKLHLKGFMAKLFDAEYFPQNLTELSLKGSFLMEDPMVKLEMLQSLRVLKLKHSAYLGKEMICSCGGFPQLHFLKLSFLNTVERWRIEDGAMGRLRQLEIIECKRLKIVPRGLQPVTTIHKLKLGYMPREFEMKVQERQGENWYKIEHVLPI, from the coding sequence ATGGCTGAGTTCGTTGTCTCCTTTGCCGTGGGCAAAATTGCTGGCCAACTTGTTGAGGAAGCTGGCTCCTTGTCAAACGTACGTGACAGAGTTGAATGGATTGAAGTAGAATTAAGGCGAATGCAATGCTTCCTTAAAGATGCAGAGGCAAAACAGGATGGTGATCAAAGAGTTAAAAACTGGGTGGCTGACATAAGAGATGTTGCCTATGATATTGATGATGTTATCGACACCTTCCTCTGCAAAACGGCACAGCAAAGGAAGGAGGGATTCTTCAGGCTTTCTGGGAGATACGCTTTTGTGTTGAGTGACCCAGTTGCTCACTGGAAGATCAGCAAGAAGATCAATAGGATCATGGAGAAAATTCATGAAATTACTGATAGCAGGTCAACTTATGGAATTGAAAATATTGGGAGAGGAGGAGGGAGGAGTTTTGCTACTGACAGGCTTCAAGAGAAGAGACGTTCCTCTTCCCATGCTTGTGAGGAGGATGTAGTTGGTCCGTTGCAAGACATAAGAACTCTGGAATCCTGGCTGATTCATGGGGAGACACGGCTCTGTATACTCTCAATTGTTGGCATGGCGGGTTTAGGTAAGACCACTCTTGCTAAGAAACTTTATCACAGTAACGATGTTAAGAAGAACTTTGATTTTTGTGGATGGGTTTATGTTTCTCAAGAATATAGACCAAAAGACACCTTGCAGAATTTGGTAAAAAGGGTCACAGGGCTCCCAAGAGCAGAGTTAGAAAAGATGGACAAAGAGGACTTGGAGGAGGCATTATCGAAATTCTTGGAGGAGAAGAAGTACTTTATCGTTTTGGATGATATATGGAAGAAGGAAGTTTGGGATGATCTAAAAGCAGCCTTTCCAGACAGAAAGAATGGAAGTAGAATCATTTTCACAACTCGTTTCAAAGATGTTGCTTTACATGCTGATCCAAGAAGTCCACTGCATGAACCATGCCTTCTCAGTGATGAGGATGGATGGGAATTGCTATCCAGGAAGGTATGCCTAGAATGGAATGCAAAGACAAGTCTACCACCATGGTCCAAGGAACTGGGAATACAGATAGTGAAAAGATGTGGGGGCTTACCTCTTGCAATTGTTGTAATGGGAGGCCTGTTATCGAGAAAAGATGCGACCTTCAATGAATGGCTAAAAGTTCTGCAGAGTGTGCATTGGCAGCTAGCTCAAGATCCAACACAGTGTGCAGAAATTTTAGCATTGAGTTACTCAGACTTACCCTACTACTTGAAATCATGTTTTCTTTACTTTGGTCTCTTCCCTGAAGATTATGAGATTTCTGCTAGGAGATTAATCTTGTTGTGGGTTGCAGAGGGGTTTGTGCAACCAAGAGGCCAAGAACCACTAGAAGATGTTGCAGAGGATTACTTAGAAGAACTAGTAGGAAGGAGCATGATTCAAGTTGCAACAAGGAAATCTAATGGAAGGATCAAAACATGTTGTGTACATGATCTTCTACATGAACTCTCAGTATCCAAAGGCAAGGAAGATCAGTTTTTGGACATAATCCATGGAGAATTCACTGTCAGTTCCCTTACAAGAGTGCGTCGACTTGCTATTCATTTGGGGGTCCCTCCTACAACAAAGAACACTTCAAAAGTTCGTTCATTGTTATGCTTTGATATCTGTGAACCAAGTTTCCAAGAGTTGAGGAAATTTAAACTTCTGCGAATTCTTGATTTGGAGGGTGTCTACATTTCTAGGCTTCACTCTTCTATAGGAAATCTCATCCATTTGAGGTACTTGGGCCTGAGAGGAACTTGGTTAAAGAAGCTCCCACCATCCATACAGTTTCTTTTAAACTTGCAAACCCTGGATTTGAGATCTACTTTGCTTAATCCCATTCCAATTGTCATTTGGAAGATGCAAAAATTGAGACACCTGTATTTCAATGAGCTAGAAGAGATGGCAGTTAACCCACCTACAGATGCATCCCTTGCAAACCTTCAAACATTACATGGAATATGCATCAATCAAACTAGTTATGTAGAAAATGGCTTGAGCAAGTTAACAAACCTTAGAGAATTAGGCCTGCATGGTGACTTACTTTTGCATGAAGAAGCTATAGGTAAATGGATTTTCAGTTCAGAGAGGCTTGAGTGCTTAAAGCTGCACACAAGAGATGTAATGGGAGACTTTGCTAAAAATGCAATACCAAAATTGAACTTTTCTAGTCACCCGCATCTTATCAAGCTACATTTGAAAGGATTCATGGCCAAGCTTTTTGATGCCGAGTACTTCCCACAGAATCTTACTGAGCTATCCTTGAAAGGCTCATTCCTGATGGAAGACCCCATGGTAAAGCTGGAGATGCTGCAGAGCCTAAGAGTATTAAAACTGAAACACTCAGCATATCTGGGGAAAGAAATGATTTGCTCCTGTGGGGGTTTCCCTCAGCTCCATTTCTTGAAACTTTCTTTTCTAAATACAGTTGAGAGATGGAGGATAGAAGATGGAGCAATGGGCAGACTCAGACAGTTAGAGATCATTGAGTGCAAACGGTTAAAGATTGTTCCAAGAGGGTTGCAGCCAGTCACTACCATTCACAAATTGAAGCTGGGCTACATGCCTcgtgaatttgaaatgaaggtTCAAGAACGCCAGGGGGAGAACTGGTATAAAATTGAACATGTACTTCCAATATAA
- the LOC100252541 gene encoding calcium sensing receptor, chloroplastic isoform X3 — protein MYFQYKVEKKIDEIQEVGSGFLDTTQRILEVVANALKPGIDAAGPILKQAGEQASKIASPAISEASKTAEEAIQSSGLDTAPILNAAKTVTEAAQQTTKLIQEAKPIASSTVETISTAEPTVIVGTAGALFVAYLLFPPIWSVISFSLRGYKGELTPAQTLDLVSTKNYVMIDIRSEKDKEKTGIPRFPSGAKNRIFAIPLEELPSKLRGLVRNSKKVEAEIVAVKISYLKKISKSSNIVIMDSYSDSAKIVARVLTSLGFKDCWTVAGGFSGSRGWLQSRLGTDYYNFAFAEIVSPSRVIPAALRRFGTTGSRSGQKLLPGSSD, from the exons ATGTACTTCCAATATAAG gtggagaaaaaaattgatgaaattcaGGAGGTGGGTTCGGGTTTTCTGGACACTACACAGCGTATTCTGGAAGTTGTGGCAAATGCACTGAAACCCGGTATTGATGCAGCAGGCCCGATCTTAAAACAGGCTGGAGAACAGGCCTCAAAGATCGCTTCTCCAGCTATCTCTGAGGCTTCTAAGACAGCAGAAGAAGCAATTCAAAGCTCAGGACTTGACACAGCCCCTATTCTCAACGCTGCTAAG ACGGTAACTGAGGCAGCACAACAGACCACAAAGTTGATTCAAGAGGCAAAGCCTATTGCTTCATCTACTGTTGAAACGATCTCAACAGCAGAACCCACTGTGATAGTGGGAACTGCTGGAGCATTATTTGTCGCATACCTCCTCTTTCCTCCCATCTGGTCTGTCATTTCTTTCAGCCTTCGCGGTTACAAAG GTGAGCTTACCCCTGCCCAAACCCTTGATCTAGTGTCTACAAAAAATTATGTTATGATTGATATTCGATCAGAGAAGGACAAGGAAAAAACTGGCATTCCTCGCTTTCCCTCTGGAGCTAAAAACAGGATCTTTGCAATTCC GTTAGAAGAACTACCCAGCAAGCTGAGAGGCCTTGTCAGAAATTCAAAGAAGGTAGAAGCCGAAATAGTGGCTGTGAAGATTTCATATCtcaagaaaataagtaaaagctCCAACATTGTGATCATGGACTC GTACTCTGATTCAGCCAAAATAGTAGCAAGAGTACTCACAAGCCTTGGCTTCAAGGACTGCTGGACTGTGGCTGGGGGGTTCTCTGGAAGCAGGGGGTGGTTGCAGAGTCGTTTAGGAACAGACTATTATAACTTTGCTTTTGCAGAGATTGTGTCACCATCCCGGGTCATCCCTGCAGCATTAAGACGCTTTGGCACAACTGGCTCAAGATCTGGTCAAAAGTTGCTTCCTGGGAGCTCTGATTAA
- the LOC100252541 gene encoding calcium sensing receptor, chloroplastic isoform X2 translates to MALQASATVRHPFSAPPPSLSPTPRASSSPFKPPPKPQLRPISISLPASITIPLFSLFTPPHEAKAVSIPKDQIVSSITEVEKKIDEIQEVGSGFLDTTQRILEVVANALKPGIDAAGPILKQAGEQASKIASPAISEASKTAEEAIQSSGLDTAPILNAAKTVTEAAQQTTKLIQEAKPIASSTVETISTAEPTVIVGTAGALFVAYLLFPPIWSVISFSLRGYKGELTPAQTLDLVSTKNYVMIDIRSEKDKEKTGIPRFPSGAKNRIFAIPLEELPSKLRGLVRNSKKVEAEIVAVKISYLKKISKSSNIVIMDSYSDSAKIVARVLTSLGFKDCWTVAGGFSGSRGWLQSRLGTDYYNFAFAEIVSPSRVIPAALRRFGTTGSRSGQKLLPGSSD, encoded by the exons ATGGCTCTCCAAGCTTCAGCCACTGTTAGACATCCTTTCTCTGCTCCTCCTCCTTCATTATCTCCCACACCTAGAGCTTCTTCTTCCCCCTTTAaacccccaccaaaaccccagtTAAGACCCATCTCAATATCACTGCCAGCATCCATTACCATCcctctattttctctcttcacACCTCCCCATGAAGCCAAGGCTGTCTCCATCCCCAAAGATCAGATAGTCTCATCTATCACTGAA gtggagaaaaaaattgatgaaattcaGGAGGTGGGTTCGGGTTTTCTGGACACTACACAGCGTATTCTGGAAGTTGTGGCAAATGCACTGAAACCCGGTATTGATGCAGCAGGCCCGATCTTAAAACAGGCTGGAGAACAGGCCTCAAAGATCGCTTCTCCAGCTATCTCTGAGGCTTCTAAGACAGCAGAAGAAGCAATTCAAAGCTCAGGACTTGACACAGCCCCTATTCTCAACGCTGCTAAG ACGGTAACTGAGGCAGCACAACAGACCACAAAGTTGATTCAAGAGGCAAAGCCTATTGCTTCATCTACTGTTGAAACGATCTCAACAGCAGAACCCACTGTGATAGTGGGAACTGCTGGAGCATTATTTGTCGCATACCTCCTCTTTCCTCCCATCTGGTCTGTCATTTCTTTCAGCCTTCGCGGTTACAAAG GTGAGCTTACCCCTGCCCAAACCCTTGATCTAGTGTCTACAAAAAATTATGTTATGATTGATATTCGATCAGAGAAGGACAAGGAAAAAACTGGCATTCCTCGCTTTCCCTCTGGAGCTAAAAACAGGATCTTTGCAATTCC GTTAGAAGAACTACCCAGCAAGCTGAGAGGCCTTGTCAGAAATTCAAAGAAGGTAGAAGCCGAAATAGTGGCTGTGAAGATTTCATATCtcaagaaaataagtaaaagctCCAACATTGTGATCATGGACTC GTACTCTGATTCAGCCAAAATAGTAGCAAGAGTACTCACAAGCCTTGGCTTCAAGGACTGCTGGACTGTGGCTGGGGGGTTCTCTGGAAGCAGGGGGTGGTTGCAGAGTCGTTTAGGAACAGACTATTATAACTTTGCTTTTGCAGAGATTGTGTCACCATCCCGGGTCATCCCTGCAGCATTAAGACGCTTTGGCACAACTGGCTCAAGATCTGGTCAAAAGTTGCTTCCTGGGAGCTCTGATTAA